Proteins encoded within one genomic window of Gallaecimonas pentaromativorans:
- a CDS encoding OmpA family protein, which produces MDNVAWQFSGDHFACTLALPITNFGEVRFVRYAGEPLTLVVEPSIHLSSTKDIALSWHNPPWLTPLQSPRYDSTGKLPLNFGEAESKALLEAMDKGLWGKVSFPAEIVELPSVKWQQAATAFRHCLDVLAPMSYRQARDMSLFYASGARALTLEQRQQLRSLSRYVALDKGVDKVLVDAFTDDTGDHLANLQLARERAADVKAALLEAGMSAKLIQTRAHGDRYPSTNNQTAQAREQNRRVTIRVIRNRLGKR; this is translated from the coding sequence ATGGACAACGTTGCGTGGCAATTTTCCGGGGATCATTTTGCTTGCACCCTGGCACTGCCCATCACCAATTTTGGTGAAGTGCGTTTTGTCCGTTATGCCGGTGAACCGCTTACCCTGGTGGTGGAGCCCAGTATTCATTTGTCATCAACCAAGGACATCGCGTTGTCATGGCATAACCCGCCTTGGCTTACGCCGCTGCAAAGTCCCCGTTATGACTCCACAGGCAAGCTGCCGCTGAACTTCGGTGAAGCGGAAAGCAAAGCACTGCTGGAAGCCATGGACAAGGGACTGTGGGGCAAGGTGTCCTTTCCTGCAGAAATCGTGGAGCTACCCAGTGTTAAATGGCAGCAGGCGGCCACCGCCTTTCGCCATTGCCTGGACGTGCTGGCCCCTATGTCTTACCGCCAGGCCAGGGACATGTCCCTGTTTTATGCTTCTGGCGCACGGGCTTTGACTTTGGAGCAGCGTCAGCAGCTTCGTAGCCTGAGCCGTTACGTGGCCCTTGATAAGGGCGTAGACAAAGTGTTGGTGGACGCTTTTACCGATGATACCGGTGACCACCTTGCCAACCTGCAACTGGCCAGAGAAAGAGCCGCGGATGTTAAAGCGGCCCTCCTTGAAGCCGGGATGTCCGCAAAGCTTATCCAGACCCGCGCCCATGGCGATCGTTATCCATCCACCAACAATCAGACTGCCCAGGCCCGTGAGCAAAATCGGCGGGTGACCATCCGGGTGATCAGGAACCGGTTAGGGAAACGATGA
- a CDS encoding sigma-54 dependent transcriptional regulator gives MEKTILLVDPRGSEDPVYQEIKQAGYRLLVAEDCATALVCLHQGNPALVLVDADLDTPISEFVARIRRSHPKSPVVALVRGNQSAKASDAMRQGAIDYLLKPFTRQQLLGMIDHVVDLHEPIPNMVVASQAGRQVLLLAKKAAQTSASILISGESGTGKECLARYIHEQSPRAAQPYVAVNCAAIPDTMLESTLFGHAKGAFTGAVQSQTGKFELANGGTLMLDEISEMPLDLQAKLLRVLQERELEKLGSNQKVKLNVRIIAASNKDLREEVAKGRFREDLFYRLDVLPLCWPALRERPDDILPLARYFLQKYGEGTAFELHPEAARSLVSHPWPGNVRELENVIQRALILARGLMLQPEDLMLPRAQESVFDIPVTSLQASKKCAEFQHVLDTLRRFNGHRQRTANALGVTTRALRYKLAAMREQGIDINQLVVTG, from the coding sequence ATGGAAAAGACCATATTGCTTGTAGATCCGCGAGGGTCTGAAGATCCGGTATACCAAGAAATAAAACAAGCCGGCTATCGGCTGCTGGTGGCCGAGGATTGCGCCACGGCGCTGGTTTGCCTGCATCAGGGCAACCCGGCGCTGGTGTTGGTGGATGCGGATCTGGATACGCCCATCAGTGAGTTTGTGGCTCGTATCCGCCGCTCCCACCCCAAGAGCCCGGTAGTGGCGCTGGTGAGGGGCAACCAAAGCGCCAAGGCCAGCGATGCCATGCGCCAGGGCGCAATCGATTATCTGCTAAAGCCTTTCACCCGCCAGCAGCTGCTGGGCATGATTGACCATGTGGTGGATTTGCACGAGCCCATCCCCAACATGGTGGTAGCTTCCCAGGCCGGGCGTCAGGTGCTGCTGCTGGCCAAAAAAGCGGCCCAGACCAGCGCCTCTATCCTTATCAGCGGCGAGTCCGGCACCGGCAAGGAATGCCTGGCTCGTTACATTCACGAGCAATCGCCCCGCGCTGCCCAGCCCTATGTGGCGGTGAACTGCGCAGCCATTCCCGACACCATGCTCGAGTCCACCCTTTTTGGCCATGCCAAGGGCGCTTTTACCGGCGCGGTACAGTCGCAAACCGGTAAATTCGAACTGGCCAACGGCGGCACCTTGATGCTGGATGAAATTTCCGAGATGCCGCTGGACTTGCAAGCCAAGCTGCTGCGGGTATTGCAAGAGCGCGAGCTGGAAAAGCTCGGCTCCAACCAGAAGGTTAAGCTCAACGTTCGCATCATCGCCGCCTCCAACAAAGATCTGCGCGAAGAAGTGGCCAAGGGCCGTTTTCGTGAAGACCTTTTCTACCGCCTCGATGTGCTGCCCCTTTGCTGGCCGGCGCTTCGGGAACGGCCTGACGACATCCTGCCCCTGGCCCGGTACTTCTTGCAAAAGTACGGCGAAGGCACCGCCTTTGAACTGCACCCTGAAGCGGCCCGCAGCCTGGTTTCGCACCCTTGGCCCGGCAACGTGCGGGAGCTGGAGAACGTCATCCAGCGCGCCCTTATTTTGGCCCGGGGCCTGATGCTCCAACCTGAGGACTTGATGCTGCCACGGGCCCAGGAATCGGTGTTTGATATTCCGGTTACCTCCTTGCAGGCCTCCAAGAAATGCGCCGAGTTCCAGCATGTGCTGGATACCCTGCGCCGCTTCAACGGCCACCGCCAACGCACCGCCAACGCCTTAGGAGTAACCACCCGGGCCCTTCGTTACAAGCTTGCTGCCATGCGTGAGCAGGGCATCGACATCAACCAACTTGTCGTCACTGGCTAA
- the fliE gene encoding flagellar hook-basal body complex protein FliE: MKIDTISTQASLLQQLSKMSAEADGIAPNSLNIGSDSQGSFVDAMKAAVNKVDFDQKTAGSLITAVETGQSDDLVGAMVASQKAGLSFSALVQVRNKLASAFDDVMRMPL, encoded by the coding sequence ATGAAGATCGATACCATCAGTACCCAGGCCAGTCTGCTGCAACAGCTCAGTAAAATGAGCGCAGAAGCCGACGGCATTGCCCCCAACAGCCTGAACATCGGCTCGGACTCCCAAGGCAGCTTTGTTGATGCCATGAAAGCCGCCGTCAATAAGGTGGACTTTGACCAGAAGACCGCCGGTAGCTTAATCACCGCCGTGGAAACCGGGCAAAGCGACGATTTGGTTGGCGCCATGGTGGCCAGCCAAAAGGCGGGCCTGAGCTTCTCGGCCCTGGTGCAGGTTCGCAACAAGCTGGCGTCGGCTTTTGACGACGTCATGCGCATGCCGCTGTAA
- the fliF gene encoding flagellar basal-body MS-ring/collar protein FliF: MAELINAAPGGFTLNSGFKSIAGRWRRLSGDSRSVLVIALLAAIVAAAIVVMLWTSTRHYVPLYGKQELYDKATIIDTLEKENIDFRLDGSSGNVLVPEDRLADARMRLAAKGVKASLPAGFDELNNMSTLGTSQFMESARYLHALEGELARTIIALDQVRSARVHLAVPKRTLFVGREEQKPSAAVMVDLASPLTPSQVEAIINLVSGSVPGMSTGAVSVVDQKGELLSAGIGDMNDPARLSGKQMDYTSKLEDRMTQRASSMLQPLLGSDNFRVEVAADVDFSSVNETREDLNANPVVTRETSKKDNSTDSVALGIPGALSNRPPVPANQANGQNNQNDPQKAVSQREETSRTFETGRAVTHTKYAEGRLSHLSVSVLLNSAKAPEGGWTQSDLDKLTQMVKTAVGFDDKRGDQFSLNSFSFAPAPAPIQMPELKWWQDPMWQDYIRYAVGGLMVLLLVLFGVRPLVRHLVRPQASVDKSAATAEALALAEQAAQAESRQGELEEDDENAMLATLPPPGSEWDVQLKHLQLLVDKETVRVAEVVKQWVSNNEQHHEPA, encoded by the coding sequence ATGGCTGAACTCATTAATGCCGCCCCTGGCGGCTTTACCCTGAACTCGGGGTTTAAATCCATTGCCGGGCGCTGGCGCCGGCTGTCCGGCGACTCGCGCTCGGTACTGGTGATTGCCCTGCTGGCTGCCATTGTTGCCGCCGCCATCGTGGTAATGCTGTGGACCAGCACCCGCCACTACGTGCCGCTCTACGGCAAACAGGAGCTGTACGACAAGGCCACCATCATCGACACCCTCGAGAAGGAAAACATCGATTTTCGCCTCGACGGCAGCAGCGGTAACGTGCTGGTGCCGGAAGACCGCCTGGCTGATGCGCGCATGCGCCTGGCCGCCAAAGGGGTCAAGGCGTCACTGCCAGCCGGTTTTGACGAGCTGAACAACATGTCCACCCTCGGCACCAGCCAGTTCATGGAGTCGGCCCGTTACCTGCACGCCCTGGAAGGCGAGCTGGCCCGCACTATTATTGCCCTCGACCAAGTGCGTAGCGCCCGGGTGCACCTGGCGGTGCCCAAGCGTACTCTCTTTGTGGGCCGTGAAGAGCAAAAGCCCAGCGCGGCGGTGATGGTGGACCTGGCGTCTCCCTTAACCCCCAGCCAGGTGGAAGCCATTATCAACCTGGTGTCCGGTTCGGTGCCGGGCATGAGCACCGGCGCGGTGTCGGTGGTAGACCAAAAAGGCGAGCTGCTGTCGGCCGGTATCGGTGACATGAACGACCCGGCCCGTCTTTCCGGCAAGCAGATGGATTACACCAGCAAACTGGAAGACCGCATGACCCAGCGCGCCAGCAGCATGCTGCAACCGCTCTTGGGCAGCGACAACTTCCGGGTTGAAGTGGCTGCCGACGTGGATTTCTCCTCGGTCAACGAAACCCGTGAAGACTTGAACGCCAACCCGGTGGTGACCCGCGAAACCTCCAAAAAGGATAACTCCACCGACTCGGTTGCCTTGGGTATTCCCGGTGCCCTCAGCAACAGGCCGCCGGTGCCGGCCAACCAGGCCAATGGCCAGAATAACCAAAACGATCCGCAAAAAGCGGTGAGCCAGCGCGAAGAAACCAGCCGTACCTTCGAGACCGGCCGCGCCGTGACCCACACCAAATATGCCGAAGGCCGCCTGAGCCACCTGTCGGTGTCGGTGCTGCTCAACAGCGCCAAGGCCCCCGAAGGCGGCTGGACCCAAAGCGACCTCGACAAGCTCACCCAGATGGTGAAAACCGCCGTCGGTTTTGATGATAAACGTGGCGACCAGTTCAGCCTCAACAGCTTCAGCTTTGCCCCGGCGCCGGCGCCCATCCAGATGCCCGAGCTTAAATGGTGGCAAGACCCCATGTGGCAGGATTACATCCGCTACGCAGTGGGCGGCTTGATGGTGCTGCTGCTGGTGCTGTTTGGGGTGCGACCTTTGGTGCGCCATTTGGTCAGGCCCCAGGCGAGCGTCGATAAATCTGCTGCCACCGCCGAAGCCCTGGCCCTTGCCGAGCAAGCAGCCCAGGCCGAGAGCCGCCAAGGCGAGCTTGAAGAGGATGACGAAAACGCGATGCTGGCAACCTTGCCGCCGCCCGGCTCCGAGTGGGATGTCCAGCTTAAACACCTGCAGCTTTTGGTAGACAAGGAAACCGTGCGGGTAGCCGAAGTGGTCAAACAATGGGTGAGCAACAATGAGCAGCATCATGAGCCAGCGTAA
- a CDS encoding FliG C-terminal domain-containing protein, with amino-acid sequence MSQRNDLDKAAILLLSMGEANAAKVMARMSRDEVTAVSMRMAKLRGVSTQEAKDVMQHFFDHYREHSGISSASRHYLERTLDLALGKRLARGMVDSIYGDALRQEMMALQWVPADTLARFFRNEHPQLQAVLLAFLPPENASAVLAALPENMHDDILFRVANLKEVSDQVLDELRVTLGRCLAFVSEQSTAKVDGIRQAADILNRYQGDRAALMDMLKLHDTDTAGMVADNMYDFMTLARQSDEVLQALVQEIPTETLALALKGAEPEVRDALLAALPKRMAQGLEDAQLAMGQVPLSRANQARSEIMQLVRTLHEQQQLNYQLFEEKTVA; translated from the coding sequence ATGAGCCAGCGTAACGATCTCGATAAGGCAGCCATCCTGCTGCTGTCCATGGGTGAAGCCAACGCCGCCAAGGTGATGGCCCGGATGAGCCGCGACGAAGTGACCGCCGTGTCCATGCGCATGGCCAAGCTGCGTGGGGTGTCCACCCAGGAAGCCAAGGATGTGATGCAGCACTTTTTCGACCACTACCGTGAGCACAGCGGTATCAGCAGTGCCTCGCGTCACTACCTTGAGCGCACCCTGGACCTGGCCCTGGGTAAACGCCTGGCCAGAGGCATGGTCGATAGCATCTATGGCGACGCTCTGCGCCAGGAAATGATGGCCCTGCAGTGGGTGCCGGCCGACACCCTGGCCCGGTTCTTCCGCAACGAGCACCCGCAGCTGCAAGCGGTGCTACTGGCCTTCTTGCCGCCGGAAAACGCTTCGGCGGTGCTGGCCGCATTGCCGGAAAACATGCACGACGACATCCTGTTCCGGGTCGCCAACCTCAAGGAAGTGTCCGACCAGGTGCTGGACGAGCTGCGGGTTACCCTGGGCCGCTGCCTGGCCTTTGTCTCCGAGCAGTCCACCGCCAAGGTGGACGGTATCCGCCAAGCGGCTGACATCCTCAACCGCTACCAGGGCGACCGCGCTGCCTTGATGGACATGCTCAAGCTTCATGACACCGACACCGCCGGTATGGTGGCTGACAACATGTACGACTTCATGACCTTGGCTCGCCAGTCCGACGAAGTATTGCAGGCGCTGGTGCAAGAGATCCCCACCGAAACTTTGGCATTGGCCCTCAAAGGCGCCGAGCCGGAAGTGCGCGACGCCCTGTTGGCGGCGCTGCCCAAACGGATGGCCCAAGGTCTCGAAGATGCCCAACTGGCCATGGGCCAGGTGCCGCTCAGCCGTGCCAACCAGGCGCGCAGCGAGATCATGCAGCTGGTGCGCACCCTGCACGAACAGCAGCAGCTTAACTACCAGCTGTTTGAAGAAAAAACGGTAGCCTGA
- a CDS encoding FliH/SctL family protein encodes MEKLRGNYRRHRFISLSSLNAKESGQTDPFQQGYDDGFVQGQEKGLHQGLDDGRRQGQEQGFSEGFKDGNAKGEASGRATFEAALSPLMAVQQQLEAARQQQLADNTDSLCALVEQVARRVIHAELSLNPRQILTLVEEAVGRLDSTKGPIKVYLSSDDHQRLAKVGVNRCGDYPLLADSALAIGDCRLESDQQQLVIHSEDRLQNCMEQVRGELESEQ; translated from the coding sequence ATGGAAAAGCTCAGAGGAAACTACCGGCGCCATCGCTTTATTTCCCTGTCGTCCCTTAACGCCAAGGAAAGCGGCCAGACCGACCCCTTCCAGCAGGGCTATGACGACGGCTTTGTGCAAGGCCAGGAAAAGGGCCTGCACCAAGGCCTGGACGATGGCCGCCGCCAGGGCCAGGAGCAGGGCTTTAGCGAAGGTTTTAAAGACGGCAACGCCAAAGGCGAAGCCAGCGGCCGCGCCACCTTTGAAGCGGCCTTGTCGCCGCTGATGGCGGTGCAGCAGCAACTGGAAGCAGCGCGTCAGCAGCAGCTGGCCGATAACACCGACAGCCTCTGCGCCCTGGTGGAGCAGGTGGCAAGACGGGTTATTCACGCCGAGCTCAGCCTCAACCCCCGGCAAATCCTGACCCTGGTGGAAGAAGCGGTGGGGCGCCTTGATAGCACCAAAGGGCCTATCAAGGTGTACTTGAGCAGTGATGACCACCAGCGCCTGGCCAAGGTTGGGGTCAACCGCTGCGGCGACTATCCGTTGCTGGCCGACAGCGCCCTGGCCATCGGCGATTGCCGCCTGGAGAGCGACCAGCAACAGCTGGTTATTCACAGCGAAGATCGCCTGCAAAATTGCATGGAGCAGGTGCGCGGCGAGTTGGAGAGCGAGCAGTGA
- a CDS encoding FliI/YscN family ATPase, which yields MTALSERLSRAAGKLGEVELGDVAGRLVRVTGLTLEVVGCRLVIGQRCLVDTKGSGPVLAEVVGFDRETAFLMPYRTVSGLYSGASVRPLEDEWRLPVGPALLGRVLDGMMQPLDGGPPPAGELISLHSQPLNPLVRAPIKAPLDVGVRALNALLTPGKGQRLGIFAGPGVGKSVLMGMMTRYTQAQVVIVGLIGERGREVREFIEDALGPEGLSRAVVIAAPADQSPLLRLRAAEVCHRLAEYYRDQGQDVLLLMDSFTRYAQAQRELALAIGEPPATRGYPPSVFAALTRLAERAGNGSGNGSLSAFYTVLSEGDDQQDPVSDAARAILDGHIVLSRSLAEAGHYPAIDINASISRVMQQVTDGEHRQWALRLKRLLSRYQQVRELLPLGGYQPGQDPELDESVRRYPAIAAFLQQDTHQAADFAGAVAALKEVFN from the coding sequence GTGACAGCCCTTTCCGAGCGTCTCAGCCGGGCCGCCGGCAAGCTCGGTGAGGTAGAGCTTGGGGATGTGGCCGGCCGCCTGGTTCGGGTGACCGGCCTCACCTTAGAGGTGGTGGGCTGCCGGCTGGTGATAGGCCAGCGCTGCCTGGTAGACACCAAAGGCTCTGGCCCGGTGCTGGCCGAAGTGGTGGGGTTTGACAGAGAAACCGCCTTTTTAATGCCCTATCGTACCGTCTCCGGGCTCTATTCCGGTGCCAGCGTGCGCCCTTTGGAAGACGAGTGGCGCCTGCCGGTAGGCCCGGCGCTGCTGGGCCGAGTGCTGGACGGCATGATGCAGCCCTTAGACGGCGGCCCGCCGCCGGCCGGCGAGCTTATTAGCCTTCACAGCCAGCCCCTTAACCCCCTCGTTCGTGCCCCCATCAAAGCGCCATTGGATGTGGGGGTGCGCGCCCTTAACGCCTTGTTGACCCCTGGTAAAGGCCAGCGCCTTGGCATTTTTGCCGGCCCCGGGGTCGGTAAAAGCGTGCTGATGGGGATGATGACCCGCTACACCCAGGCCCAGGTGGTGATCGTTGGCCTTATCGGCGAGCGGGGCAGGGAAGTACGCGAATTCATTGAAGACGCGCTGGGCCCCGAAGGCCTTAGCCGGGCGGTAGTCATTGCTGCGCCGGCCGACCAATCGCCGCTCCTTCGCCTGCGCGCGGCAGAAGTGTGCCATCGCCTGGCCGAGTATTATCGCGACCAGGGCCAGGACGTGCTGCTGCTGATGGACTCGTTCACCCGCTACGCCCAGGCCCAGCGTGAGCTGGCCCTTGCCATTGGTGAGCCGCCGGCAACCCGTGGTTATCCGCCGTCGGTGTTTGCGGCGCTGACTCGGCTGGCCGAGCGGGCCGGTAACGGCAGCGGCAACGGCTCCTTGTCAGCCTTTTATACGGTGCTCTCGGAAGGGGACGACCAGCAAGATCCGGTCAGCGACGCCGCCCGGGCCATCCTCGATGGCCATATCGTGCTGAGCCGAAGCCTGGCCGAAGCCGGCCACTACCCGGCTATCGACATCAACGCCTCCATCTCCCGGGTAATGCAGCAGGTTACCGATGGCGAGCACCGCCAATGGGCGCTGCGCCTGAAAAGGCTGCTCTCTCGGTACCAGCAGGTGCGGGAGCTGTTGCCCCTTGGCGGCTATCAGCCGGGCCAGGACCCGGAGCTGGACGAGTCGGTGCGCCGCTACCCGGCCATAGCTGCGTTCTTGCAACAAGATACCCATCAAGCGGCCGATTTTGCCGGCGCCGTGGCGGCCCTTAAAGAGGTGTTTAACTGA
- a CDS encoding flagellar FliJ family protein: MFERFLERQQALLDELGQQKNHSRQQLEQHRQRFEILCEFDQSLGQVQSHSALFHQNRLALRGQLGELLASQRQEMELAQLDLNYQQQMLLRQFGKVKGLEGVQQKKDKEVLRQNERREQQQLDEWISARGRSQRGPGR, from the coding sequence ATGTTTGAACGCTTTTTAGAGCGCCAGCAGGCGCTTCTGGACGAATTGGGCCAGCAGAAAAACCACAGCCGCCAGCAGCTCGAGCAGCATCGCCAGCGCTTTGAGATCCTTTGCGAGTTCGACCAGAGCCTGGGCCAGGTACAAAGCCACAGCGCCCTTTTTCACCAAAACCGCCTGGCCCTTCGTGGCCAGTTGGGGGAACTGCTGGCCAGCCAACGCCAGGAGATGGAGCTGGCCCAACTGGATTTGAACTACCAGCAGCAAATGCTGCTGCGCCAGTTCGGCAAGGTAAAGGGGCTGGAAGGGGTACAGCAGAAAAAGGACAAGGAAGTGCTAAGGCAGAACGAGCGGCGCGAGCAGCAGCAACTGGATGAGTGGATCAGCGCCCGTGGCCGTAGTCAACGAGGCCCTGGCCGCTAA
- the flgN gene encoding flagellar protein FlgN produces the protein MSAKEAVLTLLQAIKADTLECQALQALLVRQEKLLSQADAKALAAINTEVMASLARLGEHARERSALLQGLGVDPNEQGMAKLIAKLPTHMADKAAPLWQQLGSQLAHCKTLNERNGQILASQRELLGELSGQGLVDYGHGR, from the coding sequence ATGAGCGCCAAAGAAGCTGTCCTGACCCTGCTGCAAGCCATCAAGGCTGACACCTTGGAATGTCAGGCACTTCAAGCTCTGCTGGTGCGCCAGGAAAAACTGTTGAGCCAGGCCGATGCGAAAGCGCTGGCCGCAATCAACACCGAGGTGATGGCAAGCCTTGCCCGCCTTGGCGAACATGCCCGTGAGCGCAGCGCCTTGCTACAAGGCTTGGGGGTCGACCCCAACGAGCAGGGCATGGCCAAGTTGATTGCCAAGCTGCCAACGCACATGGCTGACAAAGCCGCGCCCCTTTGGCAGCAACTTGGCAGCCAACTGGCCCACTGCAAGACCCTTAACGAGCGTAACGGCCAAATTCTGGCCAGCCAGCGTGAGCTATTGGGCGAGCTTAGCGGCCAGGGCCTCGTTGACTACGGCCACGGGCGCTGA
- a CDS encoding flagellar biosynthesis anti-sigma factor FlgM, whose protein sequence is MKIDSSTNVYNLAPRAKSEAPVANTKAAPAKSQAPEINNQDLAAVMQGSSDVDVNKVNAVRQALEAGQIRFDADGLAESILATHQP, encoded by the coding sequence ATGAAAATCGACTCCAGTACCAACGTCTACAACCTGGCGCCCCGCGCTAAAAGCGAGGCCCCTGTGGCCAACACCAAGGCGGCGCCGGCCAAGAGCCAGGCCCCCGAGATAAACAACCAGGATCTGGCCGCCGTGATGCAGGGCAGCTCCGATGTGGACGTCAATAAAGTCAACGCCGTGCGCCAGGCCCTGGAAGCCGGCCAAATTCGCTTTGACGCCGACGGCCTGGCCGAATCTATCCTGGCAACCCATCAGCCATGA
- the flgA gene encoding flagellar basal body P-ring formation chaperone FlgA yields MSQALRSDARARLASYARQAAWPRDYKVRTSAWLPASAKELPPCETGFAFAPSNANDKPWGRIPYDVSCQSPQWQLRARVEVTVTLSVWTARRSVRRGDNLSQGDLVRRPVVLDDIYGGFITDANQLLGYEARRNLRSGQVLAANMVAPPMLVRKGEDVVIRVRVKGVTASMKGQALSDGGKGDSIRVRNLSSGKELSAWVVEKGVVETRF; encoded by the coding sequence TTGAGCCAAGCGCTTCGCAGCGACGCCCGGGCCCGCTTGGCCAGTTATGCCCGCCAAGCCGCCTGGCCGCGCGATTACAAGGTCAGAACCAGCGCCTGGCTGCCAGCCAGCGCCAAGGAGCTGCCCCCTTGCGAAACGGGCTTTGCCTTTGCGCCCAGCAATGCCAACGACAAGCCCTGGGGCCGCATTCCCTACGATGTCAGTTGCCAGTCACCCCAGTGGCAATTGCGGGCCAGGGTGGAGGTCACCGTCACCTTGTCGGTATGGACAGCGCGGCGCAGCGTACGCCGCGGCGACAACCTCAGCCAGGGGGATCTGGTGCGCCGGCCTGTGGTGCTGGATGATATCTACGGCGGTTTTATCACCGACGCCAACCAGCTACTGGGCTATGAGGCCCGGCGTAACCTGCGCTCAGGCCAGGTGTTGGCGGCCAACATGGTGGCGCCGCCCATGCTGGTGCGTAAGGGCGAGGATGTGGTGATCCGGGTGCGGGTCAAGGGGGTGACGGCCAGCATGAAGGGCCAGGCCCTTAGCGACGGCGGCAAAGGCGACAGCATTCGGGTGCGTAACTTGTCGTCAGGCAAGGAGCTAAGCGCCTGGGTGGTAGAAAAAGGCGTGGTGGAAACGCGTTTTTAA
- the flgB gene encoding flagellar basal body rod protein FlgB, with product MGISVDKALGVHQYALAMQVERSRVIAGNLANVDTPGYLARDYDFKTALKDVASGVANMSSQDRLPDADFSSDLRYRVPMQPSEDGNTSELGVEQTQFASNAMDFQTSLTFLNLTLGGIRKAIEGQ from the coding sequence ATGGGCATTAGTGTGGACAAAGCCTTGGGGGTACATCAATACGCCCTGGCCATGCAGGTGGAAAGGTCCCGGGTTATCGCCGGTAACCTGGCCAACGTCGACACCCCCGGCTATCTGGCCCGGGACTACGACTTCAAAACCGCCCTCAAGGACGTGGCCAGCGGTGTAGCCAACATGAGCAGCCAAGACCGTCTGCCGGACGCGGATTTCTCCAGCGACCTGCGCTACCGGGTGCCCATGCAGCCTTCCGAAGACGGCAATACCTCTGAACTTGGGGTGGAGCAAACCCAGTTTGCCTCCAACGCCATGGACTTTCAGACCAGCCTGACCTTTTTGAATCTTACCCTTGGCGGTATCCGCAAAGCGATAGAGGGACAGTAA
- the flgC gene encoding flagellar basal body rod protein FlgC, with protein sequence MAFNSIYEIAGSAMRAQTVRLNTVASNLANADSVAGSEQKAYHALKPVFATLYQSMDVSGGQTGPMLGNATVRVADLVQSDRNVDRRYEPNNPIADGKGFVYYSNVNVVEEMADMMSASRTFQSAADVITRTNSMQQSLLRLGQS encoded by the coding sequence GTGGCCTTTAACAGCATCTACGAGATAGCCGGTAGCGCCATGCGCGCCCAGACGGTTCGCCTGAACACCGTGGCCTCCAACCTGGCCAACGCCGACAGCGTGGCCGGCTCCGAGCAGAAGGCCTACCACGCCCTAAAGCCGGTGTTTGCCACCCTCTATCAAAGCATGGACGTGAGCGGCGGCCAAACCGGCCCGATGCTCGGCAACGCCACGGTGCGGGTAGCCGACCTGGTGCAGTCTGACCGCAATGTTGACCGCCGCTATGAGCCCAACAACCCCATCGCCGACGGCAAGGGCTTTGTTTATTACAGCAACGTCAACGTGGTGGAAGAGATGGCCGACATGATGTCTGCCTCCCGTACCTTCCAAAGCGCCGCTGATGTGATCACCCGTACCAACAGCATGCAGCAATCCTTGCTGCGTCTGGGCCAGTCATAA
- a CDS encoding flagellar hook assembly protein FlgD, translated as MSVSQVDGSASNSGSASNAIASNSAAGLQDEFLQLMVAQINNQDPLNPMDGTQYLSQLAQLSTVEGIQNLNTLQSQGNTLLDTQQVLQSAQLVGKEVSVPVENISLDKAESLQGKVRLSESAQSVTVKVTDINGQVVQTQSLGTQAAGDVAFNLDELPAGVYKLEVVAANGDTTQNYTPYLNRQVEKVSIPADGSDIQLQVAGVGSLSLFSVSEFLGEPS; from the coding sequence ATGAGCGTATCCCAGGTAGACGGCAGCGCCAGCAACAGCGGTAGCGCCAGTAACGCCATCGCCAGCAACAGTGCCGCTGGCCTGCAGGACGAATTCCTGCAGCTGATGGTGGCCCAGATCAATAACCAAGACCCGTTGAACCCCATGGACGGTACCCAGTACCTGTCACAGCTGGCGCAGCTGTCCACGGTGGAAGGTATCCAGAACCTCAATACCCTGCAAAGCCAGGGCAATACCCTGCTCGATACCCAGCAAGTGCTGCAAAGCGCCCAACTGGTGGGTAAGGAAGTGAGCGTACCGGTTGAGAACATCAGCCTGGATAAAGCCGAGAGCCTGCAAGGCAAGGTGCGCCTCAGTGAGAGTGCCCAGTCGGTGACGGTCAAGGTAACCGACATTAACGGCCAGGTGGTGCAGACCCAATCTCTGGGTACCCAGGCTGCCGGTGACGTAGCGTTCAATCTCGATGAGCTGCCGGCCGGTGTTTACAAGCTCGAAGTGGTGGCTGCCAACGGCGATACCACCCAAAACTACACCCCTTATCTCAACCGCCAGGTTGAGAAGGTCAGCATTCCTGCCGACGGCAGCGATATCCAACTGCAGGTCGCCGGAGTGGGCAGCCTGTCTCTGTTCAGTGTCAGTGAATTTCTTGGAGAACCCTCATGA